From a single Candidatus Eremiobacterota bacterium genomic region:
- a CDS encoding serine/threonine-protein kinase yields the protein MDAGRIIAEKYRIIEILGKGSYGTVYLAEEISHPGMRRALKEIEESRIPPEDRNHLLDLLRREAELLTRLRHAGLPSVTDFFSTGDRHYLVMEFIPGKNLEEIKASRNGIIECEGVFRWALQLASILEYLHNHKPEPVIFRDLKPSNIMLSSATYMIMLVDFGIARYFTPGKLRDTQFLGTPGFSPPEQYGSGQSDQRTDIYSFGATLYFLLTDQDIARYDFKFPPITQINKDVPPLFGRIIMKCLSINPGERYQSMTDILKDMRRITFEAHSPDYLKETDKEKEALSRVLSKFSLSFYPHGLFADATPLDDLERIGIFSTAEFSGLFVDCFRKTGDVVMCQTVAIVTLEGVNFPRFLMRGESIMDINVFGEDLDIDFKESPRFSKSFYVTGPDRKAVESFFRPEIVEAFSENPMKNLVKLSFNMLPGAYWIVEAKGPDIVFYCAGVQVPTNSLEKFAEYARKVLLPFVNKGIQSRPGIWPLEAGHRYEAEL from the coding sequence ATGGATGCCGGGAGAATAATAGCTGAAAAGTACAGAATCATCGAGATTCTTGGCAAGGGCTCTTATGGGACGGTGTACCTCGCCGAGGAAATCAGTCATCCGGGAATGCGGCGGGCTCTCAAGGAAATAGAGGAGTCCAGGATTCCCCCGGAGGATCGCAATCACCTGCTGGATTTATTAAGGCGGGAGGCAGAGCTGCTCACCCGCCTCAGGCATGCGGGCCTTCCCTCCGTAACGGATTTCTTTTCCACCGGTGATCGGCACTATCTTGTCATGGAATTCATTCCCGGAAAAAACCTGGAAGAAATCAAAGCATCAAGAAACGGCATTATAGAGTGTGAAGGGGTCTTTAGATGGGCACTTCAGCTCGCCTCAATCCTCGAATACCTCCATAATCACAAGCCGGAGCCCGTTATATTCCGCGACCTCAAGCCGTCCAATATAATGCTTTCTTCGGCCACTTACATGATAATGCTCGTTGATTTTGGAATTGCCCGGTACTTCACTCCCGGAAAACTCAGAGATACCCAGTTTCTTGGAACGCCGGGCTTCTCTCCGCCGGAACAATACGGCTCAGGCCAGTCAGATCAGAGGACCGACATATATTCCTTCGGAGCCACCTTGTATTTCCTTCTGACAGATCAGGACATCGCCCGGTATGATTTCAAATTTCCCCCGATCACGCAAATAAATAAAGATGTTCCCCCTCTTTTCGGAAGGATTATCATGAAATGCCTTTCCATCAACCCGGGAGAGCGCTATCAATCGATGACGGATATTCTGAAAGATATGAGGAGAATTACTTTTGAGGCACACTCACCCGATTATCTCAAAGAAACAGATAAAGAGAAGGAAGCATTGAGCAGAGTGCTTTCAAAGTTCTCTTTATCTTTTTATCCTCATGGTCTTTTTGCTGATGCCACTCCGCTTGATGATCTGGAAAGAATCGGCATCTTTTCAACGGCGGAGTTTTCAGGCCTGTTCGTCGATTGTTTCAGAAAAACTGGAGATGTAGTGATGTGCCAGACTGTTGCAATAGTAACCCTGGAGGGAGTGAATTTCCCGAGATTCCTTATGCGGGGCGAATCAATAATGGATATTAATGTTTTCGGGGAGGATCTTGATATCGATTTCAAGGAGAGCCCACGTTTTTCAAAGAGCTTTTATGTCACAGGCCCTGACCGAAAAGCCGTCGAGAGTTTTTTTCGCCCTGAAATCGTAGAGGCATTTTCAGAGAATCCGATGAAAAACCTCGTCAAGCTCTCTTTCAATATGCTGCCGGGAGCATACTGGATTGTGGAAGCAAAAGGCCCGGACATCGTCTTTTATTGTGCCGGAGTACAAGTCCCGACAAATTCGCTTGAGAAGTTTGCTGAATATGCCCGGAAGGTTCTGCTCCCCTTCGTAAACAAAGGAATACAGTCCCGGCCTGGTATCTGGCCGCTTGAAGCCGGGCATCGATATGAAGCTGAATTATGA
- a CDS encoding Rpn family recombination-promoting nuclease/putative transposase translates to MDSREIRELTTISLRNDIIFKYVFGHEKNEKILRSLLNAILHLEGDQRIISLTFLNPANLKEYLDDKFSTLDVKASDETGKRYNIEMQVRTYRSYIARVIYYHDRLFTGDIEEGGAYDNLMKSISISILNFRLFREEGDLHTIYRYANIKSKRELTDLKELHFIELPKFRKEKPRYLRTRFEKWLHVLKFGEHYAFDPGKVPEVLKNEEEILMAMREMKKASSDRMVREMMEVREKALLDEATLRIEGEREAMERGMAQGMAQGMAQGIKQGREEGREEGRMEQVCEIALRMRKQGFDSRTIADLTGLSADELEKLSS, encoded by the coding sequence ATGGACTCAAGGGAAATCAGAGAGCTGACCACCATAAGCCTCAGGAATGACATCATCTTCAAGTATGTCTTCGGCCACGAGAAGAACGAGAAGATCCTGAGGTCCCTTCTCAACGCGATCCTGCATCTTGAGGGCGATCAAAGGATCATATCCCTCACGTTCCTGAACCCGGCCAATCTCAAGGAATATCTCGACGACAAGTTCAGCACTCTTGACGTGAAGGCCTCAGACGAGACAGGGAAGCGCTATAACATCGAGATGCAGGTGAGAACCTACCGCTCATATATCGCGAGGGTCATCTACTACCACGACAGACTCTTTACCGGTGATATTGAAGAGGGCGGAGCTTACGATAACCTCATGAAGTCCATATCCATATCGATTCTGAACTTTCGGCTTTTCAGGGAGGAAGGGGATTTACACACCATTTACCGGTATGCTAATATTAAATCAAAGAGGGAGCTCACGGACCTGAAAGAGCTTCACTTCATCGAGCTTCCTAAGTTCAGGAAGGAGAAGCCGAGGTACCTTCGGACCCGGTTCGAGAAGTGGCTCCATGTGCTGAAGTTTGGCGAGCACTATGCCTTTGACCCCGGGAAGGTTCCCGAAGTGCTGAAGAACGAGGAGGAGATTCTGATGGCTATGAGGGAGATGAAAAAGGCGTCATCGGACAGAATGGTGAGAGAGATGATGGAGGTCCGCGAGAAGGCTCTTCTTGACGAGGCCACGCTGCGTATCGAAGGTGAGAGGGAGGCCATGGAACGGGGCATGGCTCAGGGCATGGCTCAGGGCATGGCTCAGGGTATCAAGCAGGGCAGAGAAGAGGGCAGAGAAGAGGGCCGCATGGAGCAGGTCTGTGAAATTGCGCTCAGGATGAGGAAGCAAGGTTTTGATTCCCGTACCATAGCCGATCTCACGGGCCTCTCTGCCGATGAGCTGGAAAAGCTCAGCTCCTGA
- a CDS encoding serine hydrolase domain-containing protein, with protein MKKRTAALMLVISMSLCLAAACRAESAESPANDPYQKAKVAARETLWKAITNGQGSGATVAVMDNGEIVYSEGIGVRDRAQNSPVDRHTRFNIGSTSKMFVCTAVLLLVDEGKVGLDEKVTRYIPGFTMKDERYKDITVRMLFNHSSGLPGSTFYFSYRPSHDMHEILLKTLADASLKHRPGAMSMYCNDAFTLAEIIVEKVSGRKYLKFLQERIFTPLGMHDTGASIGEYKGADRAEYYDAKTGKKYPPEVVTVYAAGGLSSTAEDLCRFGSSFTAKGSRILSEASLREIRSTQPTHFSGRLKSRQMMSELGWEYTRLHPFDRKGIQVMGKGGNTMCYSTNLQIVPDQGIVIGLSLSGHANGEALTRPILDAVMEEKQLVEPETKRASKPPSPQQIPPELSKYAGFYADEDKVVKLIIDRKGRKIDLCLPAAEKKAGAPWSEPLLSFIYHDGYLYNTENELQCYLTTIEGKRYLARHRIPSYGVDMLLFQKLEPVKRPKALKAPVDGKIWLMRNVRPYVQAGTVGLITSALYKDFPGYADFCGIKKIEGPGSAAIAATCFRDQTAVALMNRNGEWWARAGMYLLSEADRAKKAARGVNTVTIGADGYNEWLNVAKGAILSFEKPEEGRVIVVSDDKVLFDSVVDRDELYAPEGSFVFCAAPPGGIFKIRAR; from the coding sequence ATGAAGAAAAGAACCGCGGCACTGATGCTTGTTATCTCGATGAGCCTCTGCCTGGCAGCGGCCTGCAGAGCTGAAAGCGCTGAAAGTCCCGCAAATGACCCTTATCAGAAGGCAAAGGTCGCCGCCCGCGAGACCCTGTGGAAAGCGATAACCAACGGGCAGGGAAGCGGCGCCACGGTGGCCGTGATGGACAACGGGGAGATCGTCTATTCTGAAGGCATCGGGGTCAGGGACAGGGCGCAGAACAGCCCCGTGGACCGTCACACCCGCTTCAATATCGGCTCCACCAGCAAGATGTTCGTCTGCACCGCCGTGCTGCTCCTTGTGGACGAAGGAAAGGTGGGCCTCGACGAGAAAGTCACCCGCTATATTCCCGGGTTCACGATGAAGGATGAGCGGTATAAGGATATCACCGTGAGGATGCTCTTCAACCATTCCTCGGGCCTCCCGGGCTCGACATTCTATTTCAGCTACCGCCCCTCTCACGACATGCACGAGATCCTGCTGAAAACCCTTGCCGACGCCTCACTGAAGCACAGGCCCGGCGCCATGTCGATGTACTGCAACGACGCCTTTACCCTCGCCGAGATCATCGTGGAAAAAGTCTCCGGCAGAAAGTACCTCAAGTTTCTCCAGGAGCGCATTTTCACCCCCCTCGGCATGCACGACACGGGGGCGAGCATCGGCGAATATAAGGGCGCCGACAGGGCAGAATACTACGACGCGAAGACCGGGAAAAAATACCCCCCCGAGGTGGTCACCGTCTATGCCGCAGGCGGCCTCTCCTCGACGGCCGAGGACCTCTGCCGCTTCGGCAGCAGCTTTACCGCGAAAGGCAGCAGGATCCTGTCGGAAGCTTCCCTCAGGGAGATCAGGAGCACACAGCCGACGCACTTCTCCGGTAGGCTGAAATCCCGGCAGATGATGAGCGAGCTCGGCTGGGAATATACCAGGCTTCACCCCTTCGACAGGAAAGGGATCCAGGTGATGGGCAAGGGCGGCAACACCATGTGCTACTCGACCAACCTGCAGATAGTGCCTGACCAGGGAATCGTCATCGGCCTCTCCCTGTCGGGCCATGCAAATGGCGAGGCGCTGACCCGCCCGATTCTGGACGCCGTCATGGAGGAGAAGCAGCTCGTGGAGCCCGAAACGAAGCGCGCCTCAAAGCCGCCGTCTCCGCAGCAGATCCCCCCGGAGCTTTCGAAATATGCCGGCTTCTATGCGGACGAGGACAAAGTGGTGAAACTGATCATTGACCGCAAGGGGAGAAAGATTGACCTCTGCCTTCCTGCCGCAGAAAAAAAAGCGGGCGCGCCATGGAGCGAGCCTCTCTTATCCTTTATCTACCACGACGGGTATCTGTACAACACCGAAAATGAGCTTCAGTGCTATCTGACCACGATAGAGGGGAAGCGCTACCTTGCCCGCCACAGGATTCCCTCCTACGGCGTCGATATGCTGCTCTTCCAGAAGCTCGAGCCTGTGAAGAGGCCCAAAGCTCTCAAAGCGCCCGTGGACGGCAAAATCTGGCTGATGCGGAATGTGAGGCCTTACGTGCAGGCCGGCACGGTGGGGCTGATCACCTCGGCGCTGTACAAGGATTTTCCGGGATACGCGGACTTCTGCGGCATCAAGAAGATAGAGGGCCCCGGATCTGCGGCCATCGCGGCGACGTGCTTCCGGGATCAGACGGCAGTCGCCCTGATGAACCGCAATGGCGAATGGTGGGCCAGAGCCGGCATGTACCTCCTCTCGGAGGCTGATCGGGCGAAAAAGGCCGCACGCGGGGTGAACACGGTGACCATAGGAGCCGATGGCTATAACGAGTGGCTCAATGTGGCGAAAGGCGCCATACTGAGCTTTGAAAAGCCTGAAGAGGGGAGAGTCATCGTGGTGAGCGACGACAAGGTCCTCTTTGACAGCGTCGTTGACCGCGACGAGCTCTACGCGCCGGAAGGGAGCTTCGTCTTCTGCGCCGCCCCTCCCGGCGGGATCTTTAAAATCAGAGCCAGATAG